The Muntiacus reevesi chromosome 5, mMunRee1.1, whole genome shotgun sequence genome segment ACGGTGTGACCGGCCTCCCCTCTGTCCCAGGGCCACGCTCCAGGTGTTGCACCAGGCGTGTGAGGCGGCTCTCAGCAGTGGTCTTGTGCCAGGGGGCAGTGCCCTCGCCTGGGCCAGCCACTACCAGGACAGACTGAGCTCTGACCAGAGCTGTCTCAACGAGTGGATGGCCATGGCCGACCTGGAGTCTCTGCGGCCTCCTTGCGTGGAGCCCAGCCGGTCAGTccggggagggggcctggggggAGGCACACGGCAGAGCAGGGAAGGACCCTGCCCTGACAGACTCGGGTTCCAGGCCCTCAGAGCAGCAGCAGATGGAACAGGCGATCCGGGCTGAGCTGTGGGAGGTGCTGGACGCCAGTGACCTGGACAACGTCACTTCCAAAGAGGTGGGCCGGGTGCGGGGGTAAGGGGGGAGCTGGGCCCTGGGTGGGGGCCCTCCGGCTGGGTGCCAGAGTGGTCCTCTCCTTGGAGCCTTCCCCTTTAGCTCTCCTCCTGTCTGAGCTGTTCCCACGTGCCTGGCCTCAGCTTCTCTGCCACGATGGGACACAGTACTGACCTCAGAAGCCCCAGAGGGGAGGCTGGGGCATAGGAGCCTTGTGAGGCGCCCCAGCCTCGCCTCCCCCACCTGCCTGCAGATCCGCCAGGCCCTGGAGCTGCGTTTGGGATGCCCTCTCCAGCAGTACCGTGACTTCATCGACAACCAGATGCTGCTGCTCATGGCCCAGCAAGACCGGGCATCCCGCATCTTCCCCCACCTCTACCTGGTGAgctgcaggctgggggtgggaggtggggatggcCAGAGCCGGCAGAGACTGAATGACAGGCTCTCCCTGTTCCCAGGGCTCAGAGTGGAACGCAGCGAACCTGGAGGAGCTGCAGAGAAACAGGTGGGGTTTCCAGCCCTCTCAGGACTGCCCACCCTCTGTCTTCCCCAAGGAGAGACCTGGCCAGAAACTCCCAGAACCCTCTCCCAGCCGCTAACTCTGCTTTCAGCTCTGTCCCGGGGCTGCTCCCCTCCTGTGGGCTCAGGCCGGGACAGGCTGGTCTGCTGGCAGCTCCCTGGCccccctctcccttctctccagctCTAAAGCAGAAAAGCCCCTCTCTGCCTGACCAcgtctcttggagaaggaagggcCCCTCTCCGGCTGGCTGCTCCTGACAGTTCAGTTCCTTGTCCACCATGGGCCTTCAGCAACCCTATGACAAGGGTCATAGGTTTTAGCTATTGCCCATCCAGCCAGGCCTAGCTGAGCTCAAAAACCcttctctggggacttccctggaggtccagtgttaagactctgcacttccaatgcagggggtgtgggtcagggaactaagatcccacatgctgcaaagtaCAGCCCCATTTCCcggccccccccccaaaaaaaaggccCTCTCTAACTGACTTCTGATGATAAGATAAGGGCTTGTGCTTCAGACAGCCTGCAGCTACCTGGAaggcgggggcagggaggggaggacagTCCTCAAGCCCAGTGGGGTAAGCCGATTtgctcctctccccactgggaCTAGACCACACCCCCAGCCCTCAGCCCCGGGAACACGAAGCGCCCGGCGTGCGCTGGCCCCACCTCAGCCGGCTCGTGCCTGGGCTGCAGGGTGAGCCACATCTTGAACATGGCCCGTGAGATCGACAACTTCTACCCCGAGCGCTTCACCTACCACAACGTGCGCCTCTGGGATGAGGAGTCGGCCCAGCTGCTGCCCCACTGGAAGGAGACACACCGCTTCGTGGAGGCCGCCAGGTGGGGCCGTGCTGCCCCGGCGCCCGCCACACCTGAGCcgcctgcctgccctgccctccactTTGCTGGCCCCAGGGCCCTCGCCCCCTTTCCCCTCTGCTCtgggctgccctgcccccacacgGCACAGCgacggggtggggaaggggaagctGACTGCGTGTGGCCTCCACAGAGCGCAAGGCACCCGGGTGCTCGTCCACTGCAAGATGGGCGTCAGCCGCTCGGCTGCCACAGTGATCGCCTACGCCATGAAGCAGTATGGCTGGAGCCTGGAGCAGGCTCTGCGCCACGTGCAGGAGCTCCGGCCCATCGCCCGCCCCAACCCCGGCTTCCTGCGCCAGCTGCAGACCTACCAGGGCATTCTGACTGCTAGGTATGCGGTGGGGGGACAGGGAAGGGGGCGTGGGGGTGGCCGCTGGGTCACCAAAGCTGACTCAGGGCCCCCCCTCGCAGCCGGCAGAGTCACGTCTGGGAGCAGAAAGCAGGTGGGGCCTCCCCAGAGGAGCCCCTGGCCCCCGAGGTCTCTACACCGTTCCCACCTCTTCAGCCAGAACCGGGGGGCAGTGGGGAGCTGAATGCCGTGGGGTCAGAGGACAGCCAGGCAGCCCCAAAAGAAGCACCTGGGTCGCGGCCCCGTATCAACCTCCGTGGGGTCATGAGGTCCATTAGCCTCCTGGAGCCACCCTCCGAGCTGGACAGCCCCTCCGGCGATGCTGACCTGCCAGAGGTGAGGCCGCGGCCACTGGAGGAGCTGGGCTGAGGCAGGCTGGGGGccaagaggaggagggggtgggtggCGGGAGGATGAGAGAGTCCAGGACTGAGGCTTGGCTTGGCCCTGAGCAGGGGGCTCCTGAGCAGGCGGCCGTGCCCTGGTCTGCTCCTTTCCATCCCCTCAGCAGCAGAGGAGACACAGGGCGGACAGGTGAGCCCCGCTCTCCACAGGAGCGGGAGCGCAGCCTTGGGACAGGGCCATCTGGTGGGCGCCACGGCCCAACAGGCCTAGGCTGGCGGCTGCAGGCAGCTCTCAGCCTGATGAGGGCACTTGCTTCCTGAGGCTCAGGGCTGCCCAGACTTGGGGGAGCATCCTCCCCAGGCCAGGAGCTGCACAACCAACTGCTGAACCCAGACGGGCATGGACGACCTCAGTACCCCCTCCCAAAGCAGAGGGGCAATCCATTGAAGGATGGGGTGCAGAGTGGTCACAACACTCACACAGCCAAAGTCGCAGCTGGAGAGCTGAGCGCTCTCGCTCTGCTGAGAGCGGCAGGGCACACATGTGAGACCAGAAGTTGGCCCCTGCCTTGGAGTCACCTCACACCCCGCTGCAACTTGAGGCCAAGGTGGCTGACccggaggaaagaaaaacagctcaTCTCACAGAGGAAGGAAACATATGggagaggcttcctggaggagatggcaCTGGGTGTGGAAGGCTGGGGGGAATAGATGGTTGATGGGGGGTGTCAGTGTTCCTAAAGGCAGGGTGTCCTCACTCAGCACCCATCTCAGGGCCTGGCATGGAAGATGTGTCCCTTGTGGCACACAGGACGGGCTGTACAAAGCAGTGGGGgcaagaggaggagaggggggctAAGAAGGGCTTCTGGGGGCCACTCGGGGGCAGgtgaggagcaggagcaggaggcctggggtgctgccttCCCTCCTAGGGAAATCTGACCTGTCAGTAGCTCAGTGTTTCTGTATTCACTCAGCAGACATTCTGCATCTACCCTGTTCACGCCCAGCCCTGGAAAGACTGCCCCTGACTCTATAGTCTCACTCTTCCAGGTTTTCTCTTCAAAAGAATCTTCAGATGAGGAGCCTCCCCAGCCCTTCCCTCAGCCCTCAAGCGCCAAGGGAGGCCGGCAGGTCCGCAGGGGGCCTTGGCCTGCTCTGAAGTCCCGCCAGTCGGTGGTGGCCCTCAACAGCGCCGCCCTGGTGGCCAGCCGGACCCGGGCCTTCCAGGAGCAGGGGGAGGCCGGCTGTGCGTCCACACCCAGGCACCAGAAGATTGTGAGGCAGGCCAGCGTGGATAGCagtggggaggagggtgaggcGTGAGCCCTCACGTGTGCCCATGCCCCCTTAGACACAAGTCGAGGCGCCCGAGCACAGCTCCTAGGGCGAGCACCCCTCAGTCCTGCCAGTCTGTTCACATTCCTCTTAGGAGGAGGCCGCAGGCTCCTGTCACTACAGCCTCAGTGCCTACAGCCTTAAGTCTCCGACCCATGTCCACCTCTCCAAGGGCTCAAGATTTTCTCCATATTTGGGGATATGGTAGAGACTGAAGGTGCCTTTGCGGGCAACAGTACCCTAGCTTCATTCTCAACTGCTGCCTGAAACACACACTTGAAGCCACAGATTTAAAAAACAGAGTTTCCCGGTGCAGAAAGGCTCaggctccctccctctcccactcccGTCTGCCTCATCCCCCCAGCCCCGCCATTTCATTCCTGGGGCCCTCCAGAGAAGCAGTGGCCCCTCGCCCGCCCCCCTACCAAGGCCGAGAGTAAACTCAGTCCTCAGTGCCCGGACCCCTCCAGTGGGGCTGGCGGTCGGCCTCGCTCACACGCCCTGTAAGCAGCCTGAGTCTGCTGCTGCCCCAGCGCCCTCACCAGCACTGCACTGGAGCCCAGGGCACCAGGCCAAAGAGACTCTTCTTTGTGCTTCATGGCCTCTGGCCAGTTTTTCACAGTCTTAATAGTATCTCGCTTTGTACTCagaataaaaaacattttcataCCATTTTCAATTTTATGATAAAGCCTGTCAGTCCACTCTTTCTCTGGTTACACAAGGAGTCTGGCCTCTCATTACCCCTTCCAGTCTCCTCACAGTTCCCAGGTATCTCGTGACAGGCCCATGTGCGCAGTGGtgtgtttggggtggggtgggaggaagaatggggaagagaagagaggaggcgGGAGCTATCTCCCTCATCtcccagggcagggcctgggtAAATGCGAGCAGCACACACCCCCTCAGGCAGGTCAGCAGGGGAACAAGTCTACACTGGGCAGCAGGTGCTCAACGCTGTTGGGGCAGCGGAAGGGAGTTACCTACGCGGAAGTGGAAACTGCCAGTGCCTATCTGGACAGGATCGAGCCTGTCTCGGAAACTGAGGTTCCTTTCAGACACCTGCTGCTAGTTCCTGAACACACTTTGGGTCCCAAGAATCTTCCTGCTACAATGCAAGAGAGCCTCATTTTCCAAGACAGCCCACCACTGCCAGGGAAGAAGGAGCCTTGACGGGCCCTTCCCTCTGCCGAGGGGTTCTTTCTGTGCAGTTACAGCGTTCAAGAAGAGTAGGCAGGTCCATCATTgtcacttctcttcctgcttcccaAGATAATATAACATGGTGCCCTATAACACTAGTTTGgttgggggcggggagtgggCGGGTGCAACTCCTTCCCTCGCAGCAGACCTCACAGATCGGAGCTGGTAGCAAATGTTCTTCTTAACTGAGATGTAATGCTCAGTTCTAAAAGTGAATCTCTCACACAGACCCTGGTTGGACCCCCAGTCCTGCTCTAACCCTGGTGGACAGAGACTTGGGTTGTAGCCCTAGCTTTATCACTTGCATGTTACTTCACCTTAAgtccctgcttctttctgtaaaACTAAAGGATTAAACTAGGAGATCCCTATGCTTCCCTCTCCTGCTTTGATATTTTAACAATACACGTAACCTATACATTGACAGAATTCAGCCTCAACGTGCTCTCTAGAAGAGGAATCGTTTTCTGTGGGTAGCAGGTTCAGGGTCACAACGTGAGGTTCAGAAAAGCTAGATCTGACTCTTGATCCACTAGGCTGAGCCGCCCTACTGAGCTGTCTGCAGGCAACCCTGGTTCTCACCAGGCTGCCCTTTCGGCAGTCCGAGGCCTAGGCTGGGGGGAAGTGGGGGTGACAACGTTGGGCCGGAAGCCAAGGCCAGGCCCCGCCCTCCTGAAGTCTGAGCAGCTGGGAAGGCAGGATTCAATCAGGAACCCGGAGCTGTGGGGCCCACTACAATCTACGGACTCTGAGAAGTAAGAATTCACCACGTGGAGAAACAaaaattggaaggaaaattatctgtatcaaaaatgcaaaaaaaaaaaaaaaaaaatgcagataaatGGTTAAGAACTATATGTATactgggagtttcctggtggccgagtggttaggattccaggctttcactgctggggcctgggttcaatccctggttgggaagctgagATGCCTCAAGTCAGGTGGCACCGcgcccctcccctccatccccatccctgcgccaaaaagaaagaactatATGTATAGACAAAGATCACACAAATTGCTAAAAGAgcaaaaaatacagtattaaaaaaaaaaaaagatatgaaaatagTGTTTCCATCTGATCTTGCCCTCCAATCCTTCACAGGCAAACATTGTTACCAGCTTGAATCCCTCCAAAGACATTCCATGCTTAAGTCAtccaatatatttgtatattctttttaaaatataaattaaatcattATTATTAACATCCTGCATTTTGACAATTTTTTTCATATCACAGAGAGCTGCACATCAGTACAGTAAGCTctgtctaattttaaaaataaccacaCATATCCTCTTTAATGGAATTCATCATTATTTAAGTAGTCATCTATCAatgatttgttgttttgtttccatttcaaGTAATGCCTAATTACTTTGTATATACTTTCTTGTGCACACATGACCACTAATTTCATAGGAAGTATTTCTAGAATCGCTGAGGCAGAGGTTATGTgcatcttttttattgttttcatttttaaaattttatttttcttttaaaaaattttttatttattcttggctgctccgcctggcatgtgggatccttcctAATTTCCTGACCACAGatggaacccacgcctcctgcactggaagcacggcGTCGTAACCGCTGGACCTCTAGGCAAGTCCCACTACGtgcatttttaattctaaaaggtaCTACCCTAATTTCCTTACCATAAATTGCACTAATTTACAGAGAATGGGAATGGCAGTCCAATCTGCACATCAATCATCTCATATAAACCTTGTAACACTCTCAGAGGAGAAATGGGAGCTATTACAATTATCACCCTTTTAGAAATAAGGAAACCGAGGCCCGGTAGCTCCCGGGCCAGCTCCCACCTCCACATCGTTCTCCCTCCGGCCGGCCCGGCCTGGGACGAGTCACCAGCCAGGGCATCCCCTCCTCAGGATAACTTTTCAAACGGCAAGACGAAACGCTCCGAAGACCGCGACCCCACCTCTTCACCTCGCCTCCCAGACGCCTCAGAGCCGCGGCTACCAACAGAAACTACCTTTCGGCCTCCACGGCCTCTCCTACGCCGGCAGCACCCAGAAAGGGCCCAGGCCGGCCGGGGAACCTGGAGGCTCAGAACGGACTGCGACGCTGGGGCGCCATCTTGCGTCCGTTCCTCTGGCCGTCGGGTGACAGTCTGGAAACCACATTTCCCAGTGTGCCTAGCGCCGCTGCGCAGGCGcgatttccccccaccccaccccccccccccgtttcCATAGGAACCTTACCCTCCCGGGTGCCGGCGGCTAGACTCTGAGGAGAGTCGGTTGTCGGTCTCTCTGTGGTGCCCCGACGCCAGGACCGGGTCTATAGACTGTTGAGGGGGCAAAGTAGGAGCCTGAGGAAAGGAGACCAGGTGGCCCTGCCTTCGGGCTGGGGCCAGCGCTTCCCAATTCTCCTCGGCCTCCGGGCCTCCGCGTTCTGAGGCAAAAGGACCCGGGTTGGCGAGACCAAGTCAAGCACTGGTCTGCGCGGCCCTGCTGGTCCCACTCAGCGCTTTGTCACCCCCTGCCAAGAGCCTGCGCCCCGCCGACAGGTATTCCCGGGGCGCGGGCCGGTGAGTTGATGATTGGCGCCCCAGGTGAAGGTGCGGGTAGCATCCGGCAGGGTAACGGACGCCCCCGGAGTTGGATTCCGCTCTGCCTGTGATGGATCGGGGACCGCGCTCAGGGCTTCACGTCCCCCTCTGTAAAGTGGCGCTTGGCCTGGTACTCTTGCGCACATTGCCATTCCGTTGCAGAGCAGTTCCTGGCTCTGTGAGACCAGAACATGTCCCTGTATCTCTCTGGGCCCAAGTTTCCTCTCTCTAAAGTAAGGAGACTGAAGCAGATGGTCCCTAAGGTCTCGTCTAGCAGGTATGGGGTCATTGTCCCTCATTGCAGAccaaatgcaaaaaggaaaaaaaaagggaccTGTATGGTCTGGGCAAGAAGAGCCAGAGACGCTTGGgtttgtgactttgggcaaagtgGCTACATCTCTTGAGGCTCAGTTTCCTGATTTGCAAAACTGGGGGTAATGATAGAACCATCTCAGGCTTTTGATGGTTAAATGGCAGTGAGTTTTAGCCTAACTGTAATAAGTACTGTCCCCTATCCCAGCCATCAGTTCTGATACTTTCAAAAATATTCCTTAGCCACTGTGAGAACTTAATTTTTGGAGTCATTTCCTCCTAGGCAGGATGGTTTTATAGGCTGATCCTGATGGGAAAACCTAGGCCTTCTTACCCAAGGCTGGATGCTCAGAGCCGGTGTATCTCTTCCCTTCAGCCTCAGTACAGCACAGATCACGAAGCAATCTTGAGTACCAGTGATGGACACTCCTTTGGCTCTTGTGGCTTTTGTGTCGTTCTTGGCTCTTCTTTTTCTGTGGCCCACTCTTCCCCAGAGATATTCCTCTCCCAGCTCTGACCCACCTGGGAGTGGGAAACTATGTACCACACCAACAGATTGTTGAGACCAACAGCTGCTGCAAAGGAATGAGGCTGGCTCAGCAGCACCATCTTCAGGCTGGTTTCTAGGCCTTGCCCTTCCACAGGCCCGCCTAGGGCTGAACTTGTGCCAGGAGCTGATGCTGAAACGGACCACTCAGAGCAGCTGTCCAGTGACCTGGGGAGTGGAGAACTTCTTTAGGATCTGGGATGGAACTGTTACTTGAGGAAGGCAGAACAGAGAAGACTGAAGAGAGAATGGCTTGAGGACAGGACAAACCCTCCCAAGTCTTGTTTAGATGTCCCCTGGGATCCTCTGTTGCTCACAGAGGATGTGGTCATCCTCTGAACAAGAAAACTGGGGAGAGGTTAAGTAGGTACGACCAAGGAAGGGATGGACCACAGCTGACACTCCATTTTCTCACTAGATGTGAGGTGGTGCAGGACGTCTGGGGGCCACAAATGCTCCTTTTCCTGGAGATGTGACCCAAAGTGAGCTGTTACACCATCTTTCTGGTAACATGTGCTCCCACCTGGGATCCTGCACTTCCTCTCCGCCCTGCTTCTCCAGTTTGCTCTACTCCACTGGCTGCAGGTAAGTGCCTGCTGAGTGTGTCAGGATTCCCGTGTTAGTGAAGTGCCCCAGGAAAGCTTCATTACTCCAGACCTGGTGCAGCTCAGGGCCTGCCTACATCAACCTACTACAGGGTCATGATGATCTATTGCAATTTACAACAGCTGAAAAGTCctatgactttcactttcccatctGCGGGATATTGAGTTTTTAGGTTTAGGTCATGGAGCCAGTGGTAGCACTGAGACCAGGGGTCTTTCTACAGCCTTGGCTGTCACTGAAGTCATGCCCTCTGCCTCCTGATAAAGCCACAGTCCGAGGCTAACCTGCAGTTAAACCAGAGCTCTCCTTCCTCCCATTTCAGCCAGAATTCCCAGTCCATTTTCCCCAGTTCTCCAGCCCAGCTTCTCTGTCATTGAGCATATTTGACCAGAGCCTCTCACTCTCACATCTTGCAAGTTGCTGACTTGTTCCCATGGCAGCAGATCTTACCAGTGCTGgcactcctttcctttctctgccaGGCTTACTAGTTCCCAGGCAGTGGCCCTGGAGGGTTAGGACATTTTAGGGAATTCTGTATCTGGGTTTGAGGACCAAGAATACGAAAGCTGTCTTCCCAATGGGTGGGGAGGCAAATTGGTAACATCTGCCCAGTGGGATTCCCTGGCCTGGGCAGTGATGCTACCCCCACCCCACTGGCACCCCTCAGTGAGCCTTGGAGGTAAAGTTGGGGAGGCAAGAGTGGCAGGGAGGGGCATACAGAGAAAGCCCTGGCTAAAGCGAGGCCCCACATACTGGCCTAACTCAGGCCAGACATAATTGTGGAGGTTAGGCAACAGTTTGGGTGAAGGAGGCTGCCTTGGAGGCTGGCATGGGGAAAAAGAACTGATTATATGCACCCCACGTTATTGAACTTCACACAGCCTGTGACGGCGTGAAGTTGGGCATGTCTTCACATCACCTGTCTCCGCAGGCCATGCTCTGCTATGCAGCTCATCTCTTGGTTTGGAGAACTGGTTCTGAGACCTCTGACTTTCTCCATGGCTTCCActctcactggtggctcagcccaATGCCTTGTCCAGTTCTGGGCACAGTCTGATTGTCTTCATGTCCCAAACGTTCCTGTGCTAGGCTGAACTCTGCCTCTTGAGAATGTCCGCTTTCCTGCCGACCCCAagcttttatttcttaaacaGAAATGGGAAGTTTGGGAAACTGGGAGGCTGAGTACCATGGGGATAGAGTAAGTGGTTTGGGGGCAACAAATAGAATTATTTGAGGGTCAGTGGGATGACTGAGCTGGTTGGTAGAGATCCCCCAAGCCCCAGTACTGCTAGGTGCCCTGTATGGCAGGTGTGGCTGGCTGGAGCAAGGCCTACAAGCTTTCCCTGCAGCCAGATATGCTTCGGGTGGTCCCTGCTGCCCCACCTACATCCTGCTGCAGCCTCCCCCTCACCTCAGCCCTGCTCTGtcatctcttccctctcctccctccacccctggccCACTCATGCCTGAGCTGCTTAGGAGGGCTGAGCTTGGCCTGCATGCTACAGGACTGGTGCTCTCAGGCAGATACTTGATTCCTCTCCTCTTACAACGGAAAAAGGACTCCAAAAATAGAGGAGGTTAGAGCAAGAGGACAGAACTACCTAAAAGCCAAGTGCAAAGGAATCAGGTTGAAGCGATGCTACAACCTGAAGGTTGTAGTCCAGAGAAGGACTCAGGATACCAGTCAACTCAAAGGGCCTGCTGGTCTCGGGGATGGGTTGTGGGGCCAGGTGAGGCTGGTCTAATGGAGAACTCTGTTTCAAGTTGGACCATTTGACAGCCAGAGGGTCTGTGAAGGATTCATTTGACAAGAAGACAGGGTTAAAACTAAACCTATTCCTTTTTCTTATAATTCTTCTCTTCAAGCCTTGAATTTCAAACTTTTCTCTCCTGTTGACTTTCCCACCTCCTCTATTTATACCTAAGTGTAAATCTCAGGGTGATAACCCTTACTTTTCACATTTAATCAGTTATCAAATTCTGTGGGTCCCCTACAAAACAGTTGCCTTTTATTCCCACTTTCTGTACCTAACCCAAGCTCCTGCTCCCACTCCTAGACTACTGCAATAGCCTCCTAACTGTGATGCCCTTTGGTCTGTACAGAGTGCCCTGACTAGATTAACCTTTCAGGAGAATTGCATCACTTCACATGTTACTCCCATGTTTATTGCCTTCCTTGGGGCTCCTGTTGCTTGCCAAGTGCAGTACACACTCTCTGTTCTTTTGTTCAGGGCTTTTCCCAGTTTGGCACACAGCCTACCTGCCTTTCTGACTTATCTCCCAGAATGTCCTAGTATGCACCTTTGACTCAAATCAAACTAGATTACTCACTGTTTCTTGAAAACAATTTTCCTCCCCGTAACCTTTGTTCCTGCTGTTCTTTCTATCTAGAAGGGTCCTCTGTCacgttcatttattcattttaaaatattttttgagggacttccctggtggttcagtggctaagactgcgctcccaatgcagagggcccgggtttgatccctagtcagggaactaaatcccacatgccacaaccaagacccagtgcagccaaataaataaaagagttttttttttttttaaatacgtatatatgtatttattgaatatctttttattttgaacatttttagatTTAGTTGAAAGTAGTAGCACAACGAACACATATCTAAATTCACCAGTTGTTAATCTCCtgccacatttctttctttttgttccctAGATTCACTAAAAAT includes the following:
- the SSH3 gene encoding protein phosphatase Slingshot homolog 3 isoform X1 → MALVTVSRSPPASGQSTPVGPTQDQVSQRRSRLQRRQSFAVLRGAVLGLQDGGDDGDASRPSLEPAEEPPGEGQPHGDQTDNGHGPPSPGKQEQSQHLHLMVELLRPQDDIRLAAQLEAARAPRLRYLLVVSTREGLSQDETVLLGVDFPDSSSPSCTLGLVLPLWSDTQVYLDGDGGFSVTSGGQSRIFKPVSIQTMWATLQVLHQACEAALSSGLVPGGSALAWASHYQDRLSSDQSCLNEWMAMADLESLRPPCVEPSRPSEQQQMEQAIRAELWEVLDASDLDNVTSKEIRQALELRLGCPLQQYRDFIDNQMLLLMAQQDRASRIFPHLYLGSEWNAANLEELQRNRVSHILNMAREIDNFYPERFTYHNVRLWDEESAQLLPHWKETHRFVEAARAQGTRVLVHCKMGVSRSAATVIAYAMKQYGWSLEQALRHVQELRPIARPNPGFLRQLQTYQGILTASRQSHVWEQKAGGASPEEPLAPEVSTPFPPLQPEPGGSGELNAVGSEDSQAAPKEAPGSRPRINLRGVMRSISLLEPPSELDSPSGDADLPEVFSSKESSDEEPPQPFPQPSSAKGGRQVRRGPWPALKSRQSVVALNSAALVASRTRAFQEQGEAGCASTPRHQKIVRQASVDSSGEEGEA
- the SSH3 gene encoding protein phosphatase Slingshot homolog 3 isoform X2, whose translation is MALVTVSRSPPASGQSTPVGPTDQVSQRRSRLQRRQSFAVLRGAVLGLQDGGDDGDASRPSLEPAEEPPGEGQPHGDQTDNGHGPPSPGKQEQSQHLHLMVELLRPQDDIRLAAQLEAARAPRLRYLLVVSTREGLSQDETVLLGVDFPDSSSPSCTLGLVLPLWSDTQVYLDGDGGFSVTSGGQSRIFKPVSIQTMWATLQVLHQACEAALSSGLVPGGSALAWASHYQDRLSSDQSCLNEWMAMADLESLRPPCVEPSRPSEQQQMEQAIRAELWEVLDASDLDNVTSKEIRQALELRLGCPLQQYRDFIDNQMLLLMAQQDRASRIFPHLYLGSEWNAANLEELQRNRVSHILNMAREIDNFYPERFTYHNVRLWDEESAQLLPHWKETHRFVEAARAQGTRVLVHCKMGVSRSAATVIAYAMKQYGWSLEQALRHVQELRPIARPNPGFLRQLQTYQGILTASRQSHVWEQKAGGASPEEPLAPEVSTPFPPLQPEPGGSGELNAVGSEDSQAAPKEAPGSRPRINLRGVMRSISLLEPPSELDSPSGDADLPEVFSSKESSDEEPPQPFPQPSSAKGGRQVRRGPWPALKSRQSVVALNSAALVASRTRAFQEQGEAGCASTPRHQKIVRQASVDSSGEEGEA